From the genome of Psychrilyobacter atlanticus DSM 19335, one region includes:
- a CDS encoding prohibitin family protein, with amino-acid sequence MIVNGKKFSAVVVVVIMVILMMFKSCHKISAGYVGVVYSPNGGVQEKVLTQGYNFINPFKNVTEYTIGTEQAYLSADEREGSEDNDSFMVPTSDGKMVNVDLEYSYRYDENKVAKIFTRFKGKSGDIIQNTYTRVKIKAYVSEVTSKFSVLDIYGSKRAELNLETYQHIKDKFAKDGIIIESVNFSRIGLDPATATVIQQRVNTQQELERQKIEKQKAQIEAERNAIQEEGKAKVKLIQATAEAEKILTVAKAQAKANDLKKKSLSSELIKYEQTLRWDGQLPKVTSGGSPLIDIRD; translated from the coding sequence AGTAGTCGTGGTAGTAATTATGGTCATATTAATGATGTTTAAATCGTGTCACAAAATATCTGCAGGATATGTAGGTGTTGTTTATAGCCCTAATGGAGGAGTTCAGGAAAAAGTATTAACTCAAGGATACAACTTTATCAATCCATTTAAAAATGTAACTGAGTATACCATAGGAACAGAACAAGCGTATCTATCTGCAGATGAAAGGGAAGGATCTGAAGATAATGATTCATTTATGGTTCCTACATCAGATGGGAAGATGGTTAATGTAGATTTAGAATATTCATATAGATATGATGAAAATAAGGTAGCTAAGATATTTACAAGGTTTAAAGGTAAAAGCGGAGATATTATTCAAAATACATATACCAGGGTAAAGATAAAAGCATATGTATCTGAAGTAACTTCTAAATTTAGTGTTCTTGATATTTATGGATCTAAACGGGCGGAATTAAATTTAGAGACTTATCAACATATTAAAGATAAGTTTGCTAAAGATGGAATAATCATTGAATCTGTAAATTTCTCAAGAATAGGATTAGATCCTGCTACAGCAACAGTTATACAACAAAGGGTGAATACTCAACAAGAATTAGAGAGACAAAAGATAGAAAAACAAAAAGCTCAAATTGAAGCTGAAAGAAATGCTATCCAGGAAGAGGGAAAAGCTAAGGTTAAATTAATTCAAGCAACAGCTGAAGCAGAAAAAATATTAACTGTAGCTAAAGCCCAGGCTAAAGCTAACGATCTTAAGAAAAAATCTTTATCTAGTGAATTAATTAAATATGAACAAACCTTAAGATGGGATGGTCAGCTGCCTAAAGTAACTTCTGGAGGAAGTCCACTAATAGATATTAGGGACTAA